In Clostridiales bacterium, the genomic stretch TGAGCGCGCGGCGGATAAGCGCTATGTAGTTTGTGGCGCGGCACCCGCCGCCCGTTTGGGTCATGATGATTGCCGTGCGGTCGAGGTCGTACTTGCCCGAAAGCAGCGCGTCCATGATCTCGCCGACGACGACTATGGTAGGGTAGCACGCGTCGTTGTTTACATATTTAAGCCCCGCGGCGATCGAGTTGTCGCTGTCGGGCAGGACTTGAACGTTATAGCCGAACCGCCTTAGCGCGGGCTGAACGAGGTCGAGGTGGTAGGGCGAGATCTGCGGCGCAAGTATTGTATATTCCTTGCGCATCTGTTCGGTGAACAATACGCGCTTTTCTTGCGGCGCGGGCTCGGTCGCCGATATTTTTTTGATCTGTCTGTCCTTGATGACAGCCATTAGCGAGCGTATGCGTATGCGCGCCGCGCCGAGGTTGCTGACCTCGTCTATCTTTAAGAGCGTGTATACCTTGTTTGCCGCTTCGAGTAGTTCTTGGACCTGGTCGGTCGTTACCGCGTCGAGCCCGCAGCCGAACGAGTTGAGCTGAACGAGGTCGAGGTTGTCGCGCGTTCTTACGAAGTTCGCCGCGCTGTACAGCCGCGAGTGGTAGGTCCACTGGTCGACAACGCGGAGCGGTCTCGGCGCGCGGTGCAGGTGCGCCACGCTGTCCTCGGTGAGAACGGCGAACCCGTAAGAGTTTATCATTTGCGGCACGCCGTGGTTTATTTCGGGGTCGAGATGATAGGGGCGGCCCGCGAGCACTATGCCGTGCCCGCCGTTCTCGTCGAGCTCTTTTATGATTTCCTCGCCGCGGCGGCGCGACCAATCGTTAAATTCGCGCTGTTCGGCGTATGCCTTTTTGACGGCGGCGGCGATTTTGCGCTTGGGGATATCGGGAAATTCCTCTTTGAGCCGTTCGGTCATGCGCTTTTGCGAAGCGAACGGCAGGAAGGGAGCCATGAATTTGACATCGTTATTTATAAACTCGTCGCGCATATTGAGCCGCAAAACCTCGGGGTACGACCCGACGACGGGGCAGTTATAGTGGTTGTCGGCGTGCTCGTCCTCTTTGCGCTCGTACGGCAGGCAGGGATAGAAAACGAACTTCACGCCGTCGTCGATGAGCGACTGGATATGCCCGTGCGCTATCTTTGCGGGGTAGCAAACGCTTTCGCTCGGCATTGTTTCTATGCCGCGGGAATACACGTCGCGGCTCGACCGCGGCGACAGCTTGACCGAATACCCGAGCTCGGTGAAAAGGGTGAACCAGAACGGGTAGTTTTCGTAAAGATTGAGTACGCGCGGAATACCGACCGTGCCGCGCGGCGCTTTGTCCTCGGGCAGCGGGCGGTAGTAGGCGAACAGCCGTTTGTATTTTTCGTCGAATAGGTTCGGCGGTTTTTTTTGCGATTTCTCGGGCGCGTTGCCTCCGCGTTCGCAACGGTTGTTGGATATGAACGTGCGCCCGTCGTCGAACTCCGATACGGTAAGCAGGCAGTGGTTGCCGCACTTTTCGCATCTACGCGACGACTTGACAACGCGGAACGCTTCAAGCTCCGCTTTCGTTTTGATCGAGCTTTTGCCGCCCGTGTAGTTGTTGCGGCTTATTAGCGCCGCGCCGTACGCGCCCATGAGCCCCGCTTGGTTGGGGCGAACGACCTCGCGCCCGGACACAAGCTCGAATGCGCGCAAAACCGCTTCATTTAGGAACGTTCCGCCCTGGACAATGACCTTGCTGCCCATTTCGGCGGCGTCGCGCAGCTTGATAACCTTAAACAATGCGTTTTTGACGACCGAGTAGGCGAGCCCTGCCGAAATATCGGCGACTGTCGCGCCTTCCTTTTGCGCCTGCTTGACGCGCGAGTTCATAAACACGGTACAGCGCGAGCCGAGATCGACGGGGGCGGCGGACTGCACGCCCACCTTGGAAAACTCGGCGGCGTTCATGCCGATAGCGCGCGCGAACGTTTCTATAAAGCTTCCGCAACCCGACGAGCACGCCTCGTTCAGAAGAATATCGGTGATAACGCCGTCCTTGATGCGCAGGCATTTCATGTCCTGCCCGCCGATATCAAGTAGGAATTCTACGCCGGGGAGTATGGTTTGCGACGCGGTGAGGTGCGCCATTGTTTCGATCTCGCCGTTGTCGAGGTTGAGCGCCGTTTTTATAAGGCTCTCGCCGTAGCCCGTTATCGTGCCGTAGCCGATAAACGCGTTCTCGGGCAAAAGATCGTATATCTGTTTGACTATATCGATGACCGAAGCGAGCGGATCGCCAGAGTTCGAGCCGTACCACGAATACAAAAGCCCGCCGTCCTTGTCGATAAGCGCCGCTTTTGTAGTGGTCGAGCCCGCGTCGATACCGAGGAACGCCGCGCCCTTGTGTTGCTGTATGTCGGCGAATGGTATAGACACCTTGCTGTGCCGCAAACGGAACTCTGTCAGTTCGTCTTTGGACTTGAAAAGGGGATCGAGCCGCGAGACCTCGGCGTCGGCAATATCCTTTACGCGCTCTAACTTTTCGAGCAATTCCTTATTCGTAAACTGTTTTTCGGACTTGTATGCCGCGCCGATAGCGTTGAAAACCTGCGAGTTCTCGGGAAAAATCGACTTTTCGGGATTGAGCGTGACCTCGAACCTATGTCCGAGCTCGCTCAAAAAGTGCAACGGCCCGCCGAGAAATGCGACGTTGCCGCGAATGGGCTTGCCGCAAGCAAGACCCGAAATGGTCTGATTGACTACCGACTGGAAAACGGACGCCGCTATGTCAGACTTTTTCGCACCGTCGTTGATGAGCGGCTGAATATCCGACTTGGCGAAAACCCCGCACCGCGACGCGATGGGGTAGATAATGGACGCGTCCTTGGCGAGCGTGTTAAGCCCCTGCGCGTCGGTGTTGAGAAGGACCGCCATTTGGTCGATGAACGCGCCCGTGCCGCCGGCGCAGGTGCCGTTCATGCGCTGTTCGACGCCGCCTTTAAGGTAGGTGATCTTGGCGTCCTCGCCGCCGAGCTCGATAGCTACGTCCGTTTCGGGAATTAGCCGTTTAATAGCCTCGACCCCTGCGATAACCTCTTGAACAAACGGTATGCCGAGCCACTCGGACACGGAAATACCGCCCGAGCCCGTCACAGTAATGGTAAAGGTATTGTAATTTTTAAGCAGGTCTTTGAGTACGGAATATAAAGTAGCGCGCACGTCCGAATTGTGCCGCTGATAACTCGAATGAACGAGCGTGTCTCTTTCGTCGAGCACCGCCGTCTTGATGGTCGTAGAACCTATATCCAAACCGATGCGATACATATTTTAGTCCTTTGAAAAGCCGAAGGAAACGCCGAAAAACTGGCAATTCCTATCCTTATAATATATATACCCTATAAGTGTATATTAAATCGCATGAAAAGTCAAGCGAAAACGATTGCCGCGCAGTTTACTAAACCTTGGTTTTAACTCTTTACAAAAAGGGAAAAACTATGTATAATATGTACGACGTATAATAAGTACGACAAAATCTATTTAAGGAGAATAACCATGTCAAACAGTATAATCACCAAGCTTTCCTACGGCGTGTACGTTGTAACGAGTTGGTCGGAAGGTAAGCCGATGGGCTGCGTAGCCAACTGCGCCGTGCAGATAACGGCGGAGCCCGCCACGTTTGCCGTCAGTATCAATCATTCCAACTTCACCAACGAGTGTATCAAGAAATCGGGCAAGTTCGCCATTTCCATACTTGCCGAGGACAGCGATCCCAAGATCATAGGCACGTTCGGGTTCAAGTCGGGCAGGGATATAGACAAGTTCGACGGCGTGGACTACAAGGTGGAAGGCAGACTGCCCGTTCTGACCGACAGCTGCGGCTATATCGTTTGTGACGTGATAAACACGATGGAAACGCCCACGCATACTGTGTTCCTGGGCGAGCTTCGCGCCGCCGAGCAGTTGAACAACCGCAACCCCATGACGTACGACTATTACCATAAGGAGATCAAGGGCAGCGCGCCTAAGACCGCGCCGACCTACTTCGAGGATAAGTCGACTCCCGCCGCGAGCGCGAAAAAGCCGACCAAAAAATTCAAGTGCGAGCTTTGCGGCTATATCTACGAGGGCGACGAGCTTCCCGCCGATTACGTTTGCCCTATCTGCGGCGTAGGTCCCGAGAACTTCGTGGAAGTGGAATAGGGAATAGGGCACAGGGCGTAAGGTTCAGGTAATAATATAAAAAACCACGGATAGAAAATCTATCCGTGGTTTTTTGGTGCGGAGGACGAGACTGGCGCGTATTGCTTCGCAATCCGCCCGCGACGCAGCGTAGCTGCTCGCGCGTTCGCTAAAAATATGCCACAGGCATATTTTCTTAACGCTCACGCCCCAAGGAGTTCAAGTCTCGATAATAAAAAATATGAACAGGGTAGACCTGTTCATATTTTTTGGTGCGGAGGACGAGACTTGAACTCGTACGGTGTTACCCACAGGCTTCTGAGACCTGCGCGTCTGCCAATTTCGCCACCCCCGCGCACCTTTACAATTATATATTGTGCGGTTAAATTTGTCAAGCGTTTGCGCCCAACCTAAATTTTTCAATATTTTCTAAAACTTATGTCGAAAAAACTCTTAAAAGTATTGACAAATTGTGAACAATGTGTTAACATTTACCTGTATACATACGAAATTATGAACAAATTGTAAACAAACGATTTGTTTTCGTAGTGAGGTAAGGTATGAAAAACCGTCCAAACAACACAAATAGACTTCATCTAAGCGGAATGCAGCGCGCGCTGATACTGATAGTCGCATTAATTACGGCTATCGCGATATCGGTTACTTGCGCGTTGTGTTTTAACGTGTTCGGGTCTTCGCCGTCGGTAGACGACGTTACGCAGCCCGAACAGTCGGTTACGACTTCCGCTAACCGCGGTACGCTCACTGGCGATTGGAGCGGCGCGGGTAAGCTTAGTAACGGCGACGTTATTACATACGCCTATACGGGCGGCGTGCAGTCGATAAAGCTTCCCAAGGGTACGTTCACGCTTTCCGTCAGCGGTGCGTCCGGCGGTACGGGTTACAGCTCGTACACTGCGGTCAGGGGATTGGGCGGTACGACTAAGGCTACTATTACCCTTACCGCAGCCACTACTTTATATATAGTTGTAGGCGGACAGGGCGGAAATAATACTTCGTCTTATTTAACGACGCTTGCCGGCGGTTATAACGGCGGCGGCGCGGCACGTTCTTCGCGTAGTTGCGGTCACGGCGGCGGTGGTGGCGGCGGCGCAACCCATATCGCTACGGCTACCGGTACGCTTTCTTCGCTTTCAGGCAATACGGGCGCGATCCTTATCGTTGCAGGCGGCGGCGGCGGAGCGGGTAACAGCAACTCCTCGGCGTATTACGGCGGCGGCGGCGGTACGACTAAAACCGGCGGCACGGGCGTAGTGGCGGGCGGTAACGCAGGTACAGGCGCTAACGGCGGTCAAGCGACAGCGGGCGGTACGGCTTCTACTAGTACTCGTCCCGGTAGCGCAGGCAGCTTCGGCACCGGCGGTCAAAGCAGTACATCCAACTGCGGCGGCGGCGGTGGTGGCGGCGGCTACTACGGCGGCGCGGGCGGCGCTAACAAGAGCAGTTGTGTCGCTTACGGCGGCGGTGGCGGCGCGAGCTACGTAAAAGCGGGTATGACGAACTCGGTTTATACGCGCGGCACGACGGCGGGTAACGGTAGCGCAACGATAACCTGCGATAACGTCAACGTAGGACCTACTTCCAGAAACGCAACCATTACGAGCACTGCGGCTAACTACTACCGCGGCACGAGCCGTAACCTTACCATTGCGGCTAGCTCGATTGCTTACGACCCCGACTATACTAACATTTCGGGCGGAAATACGAACAACGTTTACTATACCAACGGCACTACCACTAACTACGATACTCTTCCGGCGGCAAACGCAGGACTTTTCCTTAACTCCGCGTGCACAACGCTTGCAACGAACTATCTCGATTGGACGTGGGCGGCGAGCACACTTACTATAACCAACATTAAAAAGATCCCGCGCAACGGCGTGGACGGCGCGACAGCCGATAGGCGATTAACGCTATACACAAGGGTTCGCGACGCGTTCGGTTCGACTACTACGCGCGGTGTTTCCGTTGCAATGTTCTATCTGACGGTAAACGACTACGCGATAACTTCGAAGGCCGCGCCGAATACCGCGAGTGCAAACGCAACGGTGTTTAAAAAGACTGGATATGAGTACCGTTACGGCTTGGCTGCTACCGCGACCACAGGCACCGATGGCGCAAAGCTTAACTATCAGGCAAGCGATAACGCATATAAGGTTTATCATCCTTCCGCAACGAACAGAAAGACGGTATTCCTTCCCAAGCCAATTTCACCCAACGATACGACCGCGTATACCATTTACGCAAGCGATCTTTATACGGATAGCGATACTTCGTATGATAAAGTAGCGTTCAAGAGCGTAGAAAATACGACCTCTACGGCCTATTATACGATCACTTATAATGCGGACAGCACTTACGCTACCGGCTTATACCCGTCTTTAACCGTTAAAGCCACGGGCGTGCGTCCCCCTCAAGCGACGTACGTCAAGGCGACCATTACGGCGCAGACCAGCGAAACGGCGACAAAGGTGGCTATCGGTTCGACGAATACCGATATAGATCTTGTTTTCCGTATCGCAAATACCCGTCCGTACTATGCATCGTCGGATGTAAGCGGTATTAACACAGGCATTGCGACCGAGCCGTACGTCGAGCTTAAAGCGGGCGAAACCAAACCTTTCAGCATAAACAGTCTGGTCTACGACATAGACGACGGCAATAACTTAACCTCGTACTTTGCCCAAGGCACGACCAATCTTATCGTGCCCAGCAAAGAGTACGTTCAGGTCGATATGTCCAATTTGAGCGTTAAGCTTAAAGGGACGAGTAATTACGCCAAGTTTGCGGGATCGCAAAACAACACTTCGACTACTACCGCTATGGGCAATACCGATACGGGCTTCAACAGCAGCGTAATAGCATTGGCAGGTAGCGGCGCGGCGGCAAACGCTTGCGTAACATATCAGTACACGAATAATAAGACCATAAGCTTCACAGCGCGTGCCGCTACTACTTATATGTACAGCGACTTCGACGGAAAAAGGGAGAGAACGGGCGACTTCTACGTATTGGTACGCATAATCGACCCGTCCGATACTTCCGATACCGGCTTGTGGTATCCCATTGCCATTAAGGTCAAATCGTCCGCGCCCACGGCAACGTCGCCTGCGGCAAACTTCTCGCTTGGCTTCGAGGGCTACACCCCCGGTACGCAAGATCCGTACAGCGGCAACGGCAGTAACCCTACGCTTGTTACGGGCGACAGCGTTTACCTTTCGCCTATAAGCTATATGACCGGCGGCAGTCTCGTTGCTGCGGGTACGACCACAGCGGACGGCAACGCCTATTCGGGCTCTGCTAATCCTTTCTTGCAGGACTCCGATATGCTTGTAACTACGGTGGGCGG encodes the following:
- a CDS encoding 2-hydroxyacyl-CoA dehydratase, whose translation is MYRIGLDIGSTTIKTAVLDERDTLVHSSYQRHNSDVRATLYSVLKDLLKNYNTFTITVTGSGGISVSEWLGIPFVQEVIAGVEAIKRLIPETDVAIELGGEDAKITYLKGGVEQRMNGTCAGGTGAFIDQMAVLLNTDAQGLNTLAKDASIIYPIASRCGVFAKSDIQPLINDGAKKSDIAASVFQSVVNQTISGLACGKPIRGNVAFLGGPLHFLSELGHRFEVTLNPEKSIFPENSQVFNAIGAAYKSEKQFTNKELLEKLERVKDIADAEVSRLDPLFKSKDELTEFRLRHSKVSIPFADIQQHKGAAFLGIDAGSTTTKAALIDKDGGLLYSWYGSNSGDPLASVIDIVKQIYDLLPENAFIGYGTITGYGESLIKTALNLDNGEIETMAHLTASQTILPGVEFLLDIGGQDMKCLRIKDGVITDILLNEACSSGCGSFIETFARAIGMNAAEFSKVGVQSAAPVDLGSRCTVFMNSRVKQAQKEGATVADISAGLAYSVVKNALFKVIKLRDAAEMGSKVIVQGGTFLNEAVLRAFELVSGREVVRPNQAGLMGAYGAALISRNNYTGGKSSIKTKAELEAFRVVKSSRRCEKCGNHCLLTVSEFDDGRTFISNNRCERGGNAPEKSQKKPPNLFDEKYKRLFAYYRPLPEDKAPRGTVGIPRVLNLYENYPFWFTLFTELGYSVKLSPRSSRDVYSRGIETMPSESVCYPAKIAHGHIQSLIDDGVKFVFYPCLPYERKEDEHADNHYNCPVVGSYPEVLRLNMRDEFINNDVKFMAPFLPFASQKRMTERLKEEFPDIPKRKIAAAVKKAYAEQREFNDWSRRRGEEIIKELDENGGHGIVLAGRPYHLDPEINHGVPQMINSYGFAVLTEDSVAHLHRAPRPLRVVDQWTYHSRLYSAANFVRTRDNLDLVQLNSFGCGLDAVTTDQVQELLEAANKVYTLLKIDEVSNLGAARIRIRSLMAVIKDRQIKKISATEPAPQEKRVLFTEQMRKEYTILAPQISPYHLDLVQPALRRFGYNVQVLPDSDNSIAAGLKYVNNDACYPTIVVVGEIMDALLSGKYDLDRTAIIMTQTGGGCRATNYIALIRRALKSAGMAQIPVISLSAQGIEKNPGFSIGLKELIPLVNALLYGDLLMRCLYRVRPYEKEKGATQALYQKWNDLLGKEFASANVPVKKYCKQIVAEFGAVETLDIAKPRVGIVGEILVKFHPLANNYAVDLIEKEGGEAVVPDLLDFFMYSFYDSTIKHDLLDGSGKAKLVSNVAIKFIEHLRKPMIDALRDTKFGAPTRIEKLAKKAKEVTSLGTMVGEGWFLTAEMIELIEEGAPNIICMQPFACLPNHVTGKGVMKELKRQYPQSNIVAVDYDPGASEVNQINRIKLMMSVAFDSIHNS
- a CDS encoding flavin reductase yields the protein MSNSIITKLSYGVYVVTSWSEGKPMGCVANCAVQITAEPATFAVSINHSNFTNECIKKSGKFAISILAEDSDPKIIGTFGFKSGRDIDKFDGVDYKVEGRLPVLTDSCGYIVCDVINTMETPTHTVFLGELRAAEQLNNRNPMTYDYYHKEIKGSAPKTAPTYFEDKSTPAASAKKPTKKFKCELCGYIYEGDELPADYVCPICGVGPENFVEVE